A genomic window from Nocardioides jiangxiensis includes:
- a CDS encoding adenylyltransferase/cytidyltransferase family protein: MSRTVITFGTFDVFHVGHLRVIERAAALGDRLVVGVSADALNMRKKDRLPVFSEAERLAIVGALKPVDEVFVEESLELKREYILKFGADVLVMGDDWEGRFDEFKDICEVVYLPRTPAISTTALIEKISAGA; the protein is encoded by the coding sequence ATGTCCCGCACCGTCATCACCTTCGGCACCTTCGACGTCTTCCACGTCGGCCACCTGCGCGTCATCGAGCGCGCTGCGGCTCTCGGTGACCGCCTCGTCGTCGGCGTCTCCGCCGATGCGCTCAACATGCGCAAGAAGGACCGCCTCCCGGTCTTCTCCGAGGCGGAGCGACTCGCCATCGTCGGCGCGCTGAAGCCGGTCGACGAGGTCTTCGTCGAGGAGAGCCTCGAGCTCAAGCGGGAGTACATCCTCAAGTTCGGCGCTGACGTCCTGGTCATGGGCGACGACTGGGAGGGCCGCTTCGACGAGTTCAAGGACATCTGCGAGGTCGTCTACCTGCCCCGCACCCCCGCCATCTCGACCACCGCGCTCATCGAGAAGATCTCGGCCGGCGCGTAG
- a CDS encoding Re/Si-specific NAD(P)(+) transhydrogenase subunit alpha — MIIGVLKEAQAGETRVAATPATVAQLLKLGYDVVVESGAGELSSFADEAYVEAGATIGDPLGADIVFGVNAPTVAQRDGLKEGATLVAILNARLDADMVADLTSRPITAFAMETVPRISRAQSLDVLSSMANIAGYRAVVEASHAFGRFFTGQVTAAGKVPPAKVLVVGAGVAGLAAIGAAGSLGAIVRATDPRPEVADQVRSLGGEYLSVSDDTEVSTTGYAKEMGDDYKAKEAALYAEQCKDVDIIITTALIPGRPAPRIITAEMVASMKPGSVIVDMAAQNGGNVEGTVPGQKIVTDNGVTIIGYTDLAGRLPAQASQLYGQNLVNLMKLMTPGKDGQLVLDFDDVVQRGITVVRNGEGTWPPPEVSVSAAPAAPAAAAPVEKKEPKAPLSNGRKVGLVLAGIALFWLLNAAAPTEDLRRHFTVLMLSIVIGYYVIGKVAHALHTPLMSVTNAISGVVVVGALLQVASDDSLVMGLSAAAILLASINVFGGFAVTRRMLAMFSKGN, encoded by the coding sequence ATGATCATCGGAGTCCTCAAGGAGGCCCAGGCGGGTGAGACGCGCGTTGCCGCGACTCCTGCCACGGTGGCCCAGCTCCTCAAGCTCGGATACGACGTCGTGGTCGAGTCCGGCGCGGGTGAGCTCTCGAGCTTCGCCGACGAGGCGTACGTCGAGGCGGGCGCGACCATCGGTGACCCGCTGGGTGCGGACATCGTCTTCGGCGTCAACGCGCCGACGGTCGCGCAGCGTGATGGCCTGAAGGAGGGTGCGACGCTCGTCGCGATCCTCAACGCGCGCCTGGACGCGGACATGGTCGCCGACCTGACCTCGCGCCCGATCACGGCGTTCGCGATGGAGACCGTCCCGCGCATCTCGCGTGCGCAGTCGCTCGACGTGCTCTCGTCGATGGCGAACATCGCCGGCTACCGCGCCGTCGTCGAGGCGTCGCACGCCTTCGGCCGGTTCTTCACCGGTCAGGTCACGGCCGCGGGCAAGGTCCCGCCGGCCAAGGTGCTGGTCGTCGGTGCCGGTGTCGCTGGCCTGGCCGCGATCGGCGCTGCGGGCTCGCTCGGCGCGATCGTGCGCGCGACGGACCCGCGTCCCGAGGTCGCCGACCAGGTGCGCTCGCTCGGCGGTGAGTACCTCTCGGTCTCTGACGACACCGAGGTCTCGACCACCGGCTACGCCAAGGAGATGGGCGACGACTACAAGGCGAAGGAGGCCGCCCTCTACGCCGAGCAGTGCAAGGACGTCGACATCATCATCACGACCGCGCTGATCCCGGGCCGCCCCGCGCCCCGGATCATCACCGCGGAGATGGTCGCCTCGATGAAGCCCGGCTCGGTCATCGTCGACATGGCCGCACAGAACGGCGGCAACGTCGAGGGCACCGTCCCCGGCCAGAAGATCGTCACCGACAACGGCGTGACGATCATCGGCTACACCGACCTCGCGGGCCGCCTGCCGGCCCAGGCTTCGCAGCTCTACGGCCAGAACCTGGTCAACCTGATGAAGCTGATGACCCCGGGCAAGGACGGCCAGCTCGTCCTCGACTTCGACGACGTCGTCCAGCGCGGCATCACCGTGGTGCGCAACGGCGAGGGCACCTGGCCGCCGCCGGAGGTCTCGGTCTCCGCTGCTCCGGCTGCGCCCGCAGCCGCTGCCCCGGTCGAGAAGAAGGAGCCGAAGGCTCCCCTGTCCAACGGCCGCAAGGTCGGCCTGGTGCTCGCGGGCATCGCGCTGTTCTGGCTGCTCAACGCGGCCGCGCCGACCGAGGACCTGCGTCGTCACTTCACCGTGCTGATGCTCTCGATCGTCATCGGCTACTACGTCATCGGCAAGGTCGCGCACGCGCTCCACACGCCGCTGATGTCGGTCACCAACGCCATCTCGGGCGTCGTGGTCGTGGGTGCGCTGCTGCAGGTCGCCTCCGACGACTCGCTCGTCATGGGCCTGTCGGCCGCGGCGATCCTGCTCGCGTCGATCAACGTCTTCGGTGGCTTCGCGGTCACCCGTCGCATGCTCGCGATGTTCAGCAAGGGGAACTGA
- a CDS encoding MXAN_6640 family putative metalloprotease: MRTRPLITAVAAASLALAVTPALSGAAAAAPTTPGTPPASSAPVAQKALDEVAALLAAHQAGTGASDEASDLTLALLDLRKHLPQLDAADRRQARALLARPDGSASATADPTAARWTGDERTQARSTCDDTATYGDNPFCVHWVPRYHADGTTLTTNGSGAASRQYSTLDAVRKTVDEMKLVWNSEITQMGYAAPPGDGHLGESGLLSPSNRLDVYLADAGAAGVYGYAVPETDNVSSYGYLVLDNDFSLQQFPSSTTTSDEAREVTTAHEFFHLVQFGYDSWENAWLMESTATWMEEQVHDDVDDNRQFIPAGSEKWPAKPLDTFDSAGAQYGTWVFHQLVTEHLGTAVVRHVWEYAAQGPTPTATQDPYVVRDNARWALNAALTDAGSSLFREFRAFSAGGIAPSRFWSEGSAFPYASITRSWALGIDARSIPSGSVTVDHLAGADFKFTPKSGLDSTWRIGIKVDAPNHGGTAYALVIWTDGHVTRTPIDLDSTGYARRVLPFSSASIRTIGLAVANAGTGEDMKISLAASIFRS; the protein is encoded by the coding sequence ATGCGCACTCGCCCCCTGATCACCGCCGTCGCTGCCGCCTCGCTGGCCCTGGCCGTCACCCCCGCCCTCAGCGGGGCCGCCGCCGCAGCGCCGACCACCCCGGGCACTCCGCCGGCGTCGTCCGCTCCCGTGGCGCAGAAGGCGCTCGACGAGGTCGCGGCGCTGCTCGCCGCCCACCAGGCGGGCACCGGCGCCTCCGACGAAGCCTCCGACCTGACGCTCGCACTCCTCGACCTGCGCAAGCACCTCCCCCAGCTGGACGCGGCCGACCGCCGACAGGCACGTGCACTGCTGGCGCGCCCCGACGGCAGCGCCAGCGCGACCGCGGACCCGACGGCAGCGCGCTGGACCGGCGACGAGCGGACCCAGGCCAGGAGCACCTGCGACGACACCGCCACGTACGGGGACAACCCGTTCTGCGTGCACTGGGTGCCGCGGTACCACGCGGACGGCACGACCCTCACCACCAACGGAAGCGGCGCCGCGAGCCGCCAGTACTCCACCCTCGACGCGGTCAGGAAGACGGTCGACGAGATGAAGCTCGTCTGGAACTCCGAGATCACTCAGATGGGATACGCCGCACCTCCGGGCGACGGCCACCTCGGCGAGAGCGGGCTCCTGTCGCCGAGCAACCGCCTGGACGTCTACCTCGCCGACGCGGGCGCGGCCGGGGTCTACGGCTATGCGGTCCCGGAGACCGACAACGTCTCCAGCTACGGCTACCTCGTCCTCGACAACGACTTCAGCCTCCAGCAGTTCCCGTCGTCGACGACCACCTCCGACGAGGCACGCGAGGTCACGACGGCCCACGAGTTCTTCCACCTCGTCCAGTTCGGCTACGACTCGTGGGAGAACGCCTGGCTGATGGAGTCGACAGCGACCTGGATGGAGGAACAGGTCCACGACGACGTCGACGACAACCGCCAGTTCATCCCGGCCGGCTCCGAGAAGTGGCCGGCGAAGCCCCTGGACACCTTCGACAGCGCCGGCGCGCAGTACGGGACGTGGGTCTTCCACCAGCTGGTCACCGAGCACCTCGGCACCGCCGTGGTGAGGCACGTCTGGGAGTACGCCGCCCAGGGCCCCACCCCGACGGCCACGCAGGATCCCTACGTCGTGCGCGACAACGCCCGCTGGGCGCTCAACGCCGCACTCACGGACGCCGGATCGTCGCTCTTCCGCGAGTTCCGTGCGTTCTCGGCGGGCGGCATCGCACCGAGCCGCTTCTGGAGCGAAGGCAGCGCGTTCCCCTATGCGTCCATCACGAGGTCGTGGGCCCTCGGCATCGACGCCCGGTCGATCCCGTCGGGCAGCGTCACGGTCGACCACCTCGCCGGCGCCGACTTCAAGTTCACCCCGAAGTCGGGCCTCGACTCGACATGGCGGATCGGCATCAAGGTCGACGCGCCGAACCACGGCGGCACGGCGTACGCGCTCGTGATCTGGACGGACGGCCACGTCACCCGGACGCCGATCGATCTCGACAGCACCGGCTACGCCCGGCGGGTCCTGCCGTTCTCGTCGGCCAGCATCCGCACGATCGGGCTCGCGGTCGCGAACGCCGGCACGGGCGAGGACATGAAGATCAGCCTCGCAGCCAGCATCTTCCGCAGCTGA
- the pntB gene encoding Re/Si-specific NAD(P)(+) transhydrogenase subunit beta, giving the protein MDILSLTNAAYIVAALLFILSLAGLSKHESAKNGLAYGVAGMVIALVATVAKVIDLSDHIDNRGVALGLMAGAVVIGGLIGLWRAKIVEMTGMPELIALLHSFVGLAAVLIGWNGHLLGSEESLNSLVNIHEAEVAIGIFIGAVTFTGSIVANLKLSAKMKSSPLMLPGKNFINIGSLVVFAVLTAVYVAVEDHDTQTILLGALTVLALLLGWHLVASIGGGDMPVVVSMLNSYSGWAAAASGFLLNNDLLIVTGALVGSSGAYLSYIMCKAMNRSFISVIAGGFGIEAGPASDVDYGEHREIDAEGVAELLKNASSVVITPGYGMAVAQAQYPVASLTEQLREKGVNVRFGIHPVAGRLPGHMNVLLAEAKVPYDVVLEMDEINEDFPETDVVLVIGANDTVNPAASEDPSSPIAGMPVLEVWNAKDVIVFKRSMASGYAGVQNPLFFRENSAMLFGDAKDRVEDILKHI; this is encoded by the coding sequence ATGGACATCCTGTCGCTCACCAACGCGGCGTACATCGTCGCCGCCCTGCTCTTCATCCTGTCGCTGGCGGGCCTCTCCAAGCACGAGTCGGCCAAGAACGGTCTCGCCTACGGCGTGGCCGGCATGGTCATCGCGCTCGTCGCCACCGTCGCCAAGGTCATCGACCTCTCCGACCACATCGACAACCGCGGTGTCGCGCTGGGCCTCATGGCCGGTGCCGTCGTCATCGGTGGCCTGATCGGCCTGTGGCGCGCCAAGATCGTCGAGATGACGGGTATGCCCGAGCTCATCGCGCTCCTGCACTCGTTCGTGGGTCTCGCCGCCGTCCTCATCGGCTGGAACGGTCACCTGCTGGGTTCGGAGGAGTCGCTCAACAGCCTCGTCAACATCCACGAGGCCGAGGTCGCGATCGGCATCTTCATCGGTGCGGTCACCTTCACCGGCTCGATCGTCGCGAACCTCAAGCTGTCGGCGAAGATGAAGTCCTCCCCGCTCATGCTCCCGGGCAAGAACTTCATCAACATCGGCTCGCTGGTCGTCTTCGCGGTCCTGACCGCCGTCTACGTCGCGGTCGAGGACCACGACACCCAGACCATCCTGCTCGGCGCGCTCACCGTGCTCGCCCTGCTGCTGGGCTGGCACCTCGTCGCCTCCATCGGCGGCGGTGACATGCCGGTCGTCGTCTCGATGCTCAACTCGTACTCCGGCTGGGCTGCTGCGGCGTCGGGCTTCCTGCTCAACAACGACCTGCTGATCGTCACCGGTGCCCTCGTCGGCTCCTCCGGTGCCTACCTGTCGTACATCATGTGCAAGGCGATGAACCGCTCGTTCATCTCCGTCATCGCCGGTGGCTTCGGCATCGAGGCCGGTCCGGCCTCCGACGTCGACTACGGCGAGCACCGCGAGATCGACGCCGAGGGTGTCGCCGAGCTGCTCAAGAACGCCTCCTCCGTGGTCATCACCCCGGGCTACGGCATGGCCGTCGCCCAGGCGCAGTACCCGGTCGCGTCGCTGACCGAGCAGCTGCGCGAGAAGGGCGTCAACGTCCGGTTCGGCATCCACCCGGTCGCCGGTCGCCTCCCGGGCCACATGAACGTGCTCCTGGCCGAGGCCAAGGTCCCCTACGACGTCGTCCTCGAGATGGACGAGATCAACGAGGACTTCCCGGAGACCGACGTCGTCCTGGTCATCGGCGCCAACGACACGGTCAACCCGGCTGCGTCGGAGGACCCGTCCTCGCCGATCGCGGGCATGCCGGTGCTGGAGGTCTGGAACGCCAAGGACGTCATCGTCTTCAAGCGCTCCATGGCGTCGGGCTACGCCGGTGTGCAGAACCCGCTGTTCTTCCGCGAGAACTCGGCGATGCTCTTCGGTGACGCCAAGGACCGTGTCGAGGACATCCTCAAGCACATCTGA
- a CDS encoding extracellular solute-binding protein produces MRRTPRSVALVAAGLALASVTSGCSFLGLGSKPADLQVYSARHYGSEAVFKQFTKETGITVDFLGGENAELLQRIKAEGANSPADLYVTVDAGNLYEAAREGLLQPVDNAKLDAEIPAEYRDSQNRWFGLVSRARTVLYNPDQVKPSEFDAKETYAGLADPKWKGKLCMRDESEAYQVALVAHLINLYGKDRTTEIVKGWVANKPQIMANDKLLIEAVDAGTCDVALVNHYYVAGELEDNPDLNVKVYWASQQGAGTMVNISGAGVVKTSDNKKDAEILLEWLAGKTGQAAMASGNHEFPVNPAVKPDAEASQFGSFKPAPLQADQLGRQEKAAVEILDAAGYGR; encoded by the coding sequence ATGCGCCGTACCCCTCGCTCTGTCGCCCTCGTCGCCGCCGGCCTCGCGCTGGCCTCGGTCACCTCGGGCTGCTCCTTCCTCGGTCTGGGCTCGAAGCCGGCGGACCTGCAGGTCTACTCGGCTCGCCACTACGGCAGCGAGGCGGTCTTCAAGCAGTTCACCAAGGAGACCGGCATCACCGTCGACTTCCTCGGCGGAGAGAACGCCGAGCTGCTGCAGCGCATCAAGGCCGAGGGCGCCAACTCGCCGGCCGACCTCTACGTCACCGTCGACGCCGGAAACCTCTACGAGGCCGCTCGTGAGGGCCTGCTGCAGCCGGTCGACAACGCGAAGCTCGACGCCGAGATCCCGGCCGAGTACCGCGACAGCCAGAACCGCTGGTTCGGCCTCGTCTCCCGCGCCCGCACCGTGCTCTACAACCCCGACCAGGTGAAGCCGTCGGAGTTCGACGCGAAGGAGACCTACGCGGGACTCGCCGACCCGAAGTGGAAGGGCAAGCTCTGCATGCGTGACGAGAGCGAGGCCTACCAGGTCGCCCTCGTCGCCCACCTGATCAACCTCTACGGCAAGGACCGGACGACCGAGATCGTCAAGGGCTGGGTCGCCAACAAGCCGCAGATCATGGCCAACGACAAGCTGCTCATCGAGGCCGTCGACGCCGGCACCTGCGACGTGGCCCTGGTCAACCACTACTACGTGGCGGGCGAGCTCGAGGACAACCCGGACCTGAACGTGAAGGTCTACTGGGCCTCGCAGCAGGGTGCGGGCACGATGGTCAACATCTCCGGCGCCGGCGTCGTGAAGACCAGCGACAACAAGAAGGACGCCGAGATCCTCCTCGAGTGGCTGGCCGGCAAGACCGGCCAGGCCGCCATGGCGTCGGGCAACCACGAGTTCCCGGTCAACCCCGCCGTGAAGCCGGACGCCGAGGCCTCGCAGTTCGGCTCCTTCAAGCCCGCACCGCTGCAGGCCGACCAGCTCGGCCGGCAGGAGAAGGCCGCCGTCGAGATCCTCGACGCCGCGGGCTACGGCCGCTGA
- a CDS encoding ABC transporter permease, with protein sequence MAQTLVPTLTQRVRRVQARGRTRWSAVVVAVALLVAAPVVAILLEVSTHWPDSLPTQLPHMVVTTLALMAAVGAGSLALGVGLAWLVTAYTFPLRNVFVWLLVLPLAMPAYILGFVFLSTFDAAGPVQQWLRGLGLDVQFSVASLAGCAVVMSLTLYPYVYLMARAAFAEQGRATYDAARTLGASRRRAFYTVLLPLARPSLAAGLALVMMEVLTDFATVQYFNVQTVSYGAYIVWKGKYDFAAATQLASMVMLFAAAVMVGERLLRGRARFTQGGRGTGLQAVPLGPVRGLLASLLCAVALAVAVFVPVGRLLGWALQPTHKTAEGVFSADFGQALANSLVIAALAALVCVVVALLIGHALRLGGGRIVRACAQLTTFGYAVPGAVVGIGTLLVLKTLNDGVSALGVPGGLGLLATGSVFAILFAYAVRFLGPAYQAVDASYSKLSASITQGALSLGARPMRVLRTVHAPLVRPGIAVAAVLVAIDAIKELPLVLMLRPVDFTTVSVWVYSLATENLWNLAALPALIIVALAVIPVFLLFRQVWSSDRAARRRLEEDR encoded by the coding sequence ATGGCCCAGACCCTCGTCCCGACGCTGACGCAGCGGGTCCGGCGCGTGCAGGCACGCGGCCGGACCCGCTGGTCGGCGGTCGTCGTGGCGGTCGCGCTCCTCGTCGCGGCACCGGTCGTGGCCATCCTGCTCGAGGTCAGCACCCACTGGCCCGACTCCCTGCCGACGCAGCTCCCGCACATGGTGGTCACCACCCTGGCGCTGATGGCGGCGGTCGGCGCCGGCTCGCTCGCGCTCGGCGTCGGCCTGGCCTGGCTGGTGACGGCCTACACGTTCCCGCTGCGCAACGTCTTCGTGTGGCTGCTGGTCCTGCCACTCGCGATGCCGGCGTACATCCTGGGCTTCGTCTTCCTCTCGACGTTCGACGCCGCCGGCCCGGTGCAGCAGTGGCTACGCGGCCTCGGGCTGGACGTGCAGTTCTCGGTCGCCTCGCTCGCCGGCTGCGCCGTCGTCATGTCGCTGACGCTCTACCCCTACGTCTACCTGATGGCGCGCGCGGCCTTCGCGGAGCAGGGCCGGGCGACGTACGACGCGGCGCGGACCCTCGGGGCCAGCCGCCGCCGGGCCTTCTACACGGTGCTGCTCCCGCTGGCGCGCCCGTCGCTGGCCGCCGGCCTGGCGCTGGTGATGATGGAGGTGCTCACCGACTTCGCGACGGTGCAGTACTTCAACGTCCAGACCGTCTCCTACGGCGCGTACATCGTGTGGAAGGGCAAGTACGACTTCGCGGCGGCCACCCAGCTCGCCTCCATGGTCATGCTCTTCGCAGCGGCGGTCATGGTGGGGGAGCGGCTTCTCCGCGGCCGTGCCCGCTTCACGCAGGGCGGCCGTGGCACCGGGCTGCAGGCGGTCCCCCTCGGCCCCGTCCGCGGCCTCCTCGCGTCACTGCTCTGTGCCGTCGCGCTCGCCGTCGCCGTCTTCGTGCCGGTGGGCCGGCTGCTCGGCTGGGCGCTGCAGCCCACCCACAAGACGGCCGAGGGCGTCTTCAGCGCCGACTTCGGGCAGGCCCTGGCCAACTCGCTCGTGATCGCCGCCCTGGCCGCCCTCGTCTGCGTCGTCGTGGCCCTCCTGATCGGCCACGCCCTGCGGCTCGGCGGCGGCCGGATCGTCAGGGCCTGCGCCCAGCTGACCACCTTCGGGTACGCCGTCCCCGGCGCCGTCGTGGGCATCGGCACGCTGCTCGTGCTCAAGACGCTCAACGACGGGGTCAGTGCGCTCGGCGTGCCCGGCGGCCTCGGCCTGCTCGCGACCGGCTCCGTCTTCGCGATCCTCTTCGCCTACGCCGTGCGGTTCCTCGGGCCGGCCTACCAGGCCGTCGACGCGTCGTACTCCAAGCTGTCGGCGTCGATCACGCAGGGTGCGCTGTCGCTGGGTGCCCGTCCGATGCGCGTGCTGCGCACGGTCCACGCCCCGCTCGTGCGCCCGGGCATCGCGGTCGCCGCGGTGCTCGTGGCGATCGACGCCATCAAGGAGCTGCCGCTGGTGCTGATGCTCCGGCCGGTCGACTTCACCACCGTCTCGGTGTGGGTCTACTCTCTCGCGACGGAGAACCTCTGGAACCTCGCGGCCCTGCCGGCGCTGATCATCGTCGCGCTGGCGGTCATCCCGGTGTTCCTGCTCTTCCGCCAGGTGTGGTCCTCCGACCGTGCTGCCCGACGACGCCTCGAGGAGGACCGATGA
- a CDS encoding choice-of-anchor P family protein produces MSIKLKSLLATAGAALPLIAAGVAAPASAATTSWQYQAGAGATYVRVIGQTVSSDVTAQSSISGYKVPNSATNSTAAVSALSGAVKTGAVQSSTTSAATSTGGIALTAWNRTAGVNLLNGLITADAVETTARTVGNTDGTMTGSAATRFVNLHILGIDLPVDIKPNTVVSVPKIATISLNHSASTVSGSTRKTEGWALSVTLLAAYAGAPSGATIVLNPSQANLRPGDPQAAPEVGGYAYATQVNVQAGDVLKVQSGPTARVAVPQGGSDGKTITNSTAGVSLPNVAVLKAVSSSTTSTVSGTTADVVTQSGAATLDVLSGLVAADAIDVRAHGHKASGAYTGDMKMTTVNLTILGQQIPVNVSPNTTIEVPGIAKIVLNEQIQSGPVNKITGIHITLLDARGGLAAGAQVEVATAVTWIH; encoded by the coding sequence ATGTCCATCAAGCTCAAGAGTCTGCTCGCCACGGCGGGCGCCGCACTGCCGCTCATCGCGGCGGGCGTCGCTGCTCCGGCGAGCGCCGCGACCACCTCGTGGCAGTACCAGGCGGGCGCCGGCGCGACCTACGTCCGCGTCATCGGCCAGACCGTCAGCAGCGACGTCACCGCGCAGTCGTCGATCTCCGGTTACAAGGTGCCGAACTCGGCCACCAACTCGACCGCCGCGGTCAGCGCCCTCAGTGGCGCGGTGAAGACCGGTGCCGTCCAGTCGAGCACCACCTCCGCCGCAACCTCCACCGGCGGCATCGCGCTGACCGCGTGGAACCGCACGGCGGGCGTCAACCTGCTCAACGGCCTGATCACCGCCGACGCCGTCGAGACGACCGCGCGCACCGTCGGCAACACCGACGGCACGATGACGGGCTCGGCCGCGACGCGCTTCGTCAACCTGCACATCCTCGGCATCGACCTGCCCGTCGACATCAAGCCGAACACCGTCGTGTCGGTCCCGAAGATCGCCACGATCAGCCTCAACCACTCCGCCAGCACGGTCTCTGGCTCCACGCGCAAGACCGAGGGCTGGGCGCTCAGCGTCACCCTCCTCGCGGCGTACGCCGGCGCGCCGTCGGGTGCGACCATCGTCCTCAACCCGAGCCAGGCGAACCTCCGCCCCGGTGACCCGCAGGCTGCCCCCGAGGTCGGCGGCTACGCGTACGCGACGCAGGTCAACGTCCAGGCCGGCGACGTGCTGAAGGTCCAGAGCGGCCCGACCGCCCGCGTCGCCGTCCCGCAGGGCGGCAGCGACGGCAAGACCATCACCAACAGCACCGCCGGCGTCAGCCTGCCGAACGTCGCGGTCCTGAAGGCGGTGAGCTCCTCGACGACCTCCACCGTCAGCGGCACCACCGCCGACGTCGTCACGCAGAGTGGCGCCGCCACCCTCGACGTCCTCAGCGGCCTCGTCGCTGCCGACGCCATCGACGTCCGGGCGCACGGCCACAAGGCCTCTGGTGCCTACACGGGCGACATGAAGATGACCACGGTGAACCTGACCATCCTCGGCCAGCAGATCCCGGTCAACGTCTCGCCGAACACGACCATCGAGGTCCCCGGCATCGCGAAGATCGTGCTCAACGAGCAGATCCAGTCCGGCCCGGTCAACAAGATCACGGGCATCCACATCACGCTGCTCGACGCGCGCGGCGGACTGGCTGCGGGCGCCCAGGTCGAGGTCGCCACGGCGGTGACCTGGATCCACTGA
- a CDS encoding MXAN_6640 family putative metalloprotease produces MRRRSAQLLLGSLLLPLGITPVVTGPASASEPSAPAHSSPAAAHALERALALVEGHRTRSRTTTGTDEQTDATMALLDLRRQYDRLDGGDQATAQRIFARPNDDNNDPSFADAGWSYDTAERAALQDSCTDRFCVHWIPAGTLDDNGSPSRHAATQAYVDATIAAMTKSWDTEITRMYYERPPGDGADGGGTDLVDVYLVDTASPDMQVMGYAVPEDNCGHDAAPGSDCTGYMVVDNDMAEAADATDTASELLQDVTAHEFFHLVQFGYDVDEANWLYETTAAWMQEQVYDANNTNRWAVRYSSMRLTWLPLDEVNGYTEYGNWTFHQLASERLGKSVVLHAWRNAAGRAGTNTFGALDASYRQAGSSFVTEFKNFTSASLMPSRYWSEGTSFAPATNTKTWTLGTSKKTTDWWWVSNDHLASHAFEVRPGTSLTGKWKLRITADPRATSSNTGAVMVVYRDGSVTVRSLAFQGGDRLVSNVPFSNRRVKRVVVSLGNASGSDDRKTDFRFTIWR; encoded by the coding sequence ATGCGCCGCCGCTCCGCCCAGCTCCTCCTGGGCTCCCTCCTCCTTCCGCTCGGCATCACCCCGGTGGTGACCGGACCGGCCTCGGCGAGCGAGCCCAGCGCCCCGGCGCACTCCTCCCCCGCTGCCGCGCACGCCCTCGAGCGTGCCCTCGCGCTCGTCGAGGGCCACCGCACCCGCAGCCGCACGACGACGGGCACGGACGAGCAAACCGACGCCACCATGGCCCTGCTGGACCTGCGCCGTCAGTACGACCGCCTCGACGGTGGCGACCAGGCCACCGCGCAGCGGATCTTCGCCCGTCCGAACGACGACAACAACGACCCGAGCTTCGCGGACGCAGGCTGGAGCTACGACACCGCCGAGCGGGCAGCACTGCAGGACTCGTGCACGGACCGCTTCTGCGTCCACTGGATCCCTGCGGGCACGCTCGACGACAACGGATCCCCCAGCCGGCACGCCGCGACCCAGGCATACGTCGACGCGACGATCGCCGCGATGACGAAGTCCTGGGACACCGAGATCACCCGCATGTACTACGAGCGCCCTCCGGGCGACGGCGCCGACGGCGGCGGGACGGACCTGGTGGACGTGTACCTCGTGGACACGGCCTCCCCCGACATGCAGGTCATGGGCTACGCCGTGCCGGAGGACAACTGCGGCCACGACGCCGCACCCGGCAGCGACTGCACCGGCTACATGGTGGTCGACAACGACATGGCGGAAGCGGCGGACGCGACCGACACCGCGAGCGAGCTGCTCCAGGACGTGACTGCCCACGAGTTCTTCCATCTGGTGCAGTTCGGGTACGACGTCGACGAGGCCAACTGGCTCTACGAGACGACGGCGGCATGGATGCAGGAACAGGTCTACGACGCGAACAACACCAACCGCTGGGCCGTCCGGTACAGCTCGATGCGCCTCACCTGGCTGCCACTTGACGAGGTGAACGGCTACACCGAGTACGGCAACTGGACCTTCCACCAGCTGGCCTCGGAGCGACTCGGGAAGAGCGTCGTCCTGCATGCATGGCGCAACGCCGCCGGCCGGGCGGGGACCAACACGTTCGGGGCCCTCGACGCGTCCTATCGCCAGGCCGGGTCGAGCTTCGTCACCGAGTTCAAGAACTTCACCAGTGCGTCCCTGATGCCGAGCAGGTACTGGTCAGAAGGCACTTCCTTCGCGCCGGCAACGAACACGAAGACCTGGACGTTGGGCACCAGCAAGAAGACCACCGACTGGTGGTGGGTCTCCAACGACCATCTGGCCTCGCACGCGTTCGAGGTCAGGCCGGGCACGAGCCTGACCGGCAAGTGGAAGCTGCGCATCACGGCTGACCCGCGCGCCACGAGCTCCAACACGGGCGCCGTCATGGTCGTCTACCGTGACGGAAGTGTGACCGTGCGCTCGCTGGCCTTCCAGGGCGGAGACCGGCTCGTCAGCAACGTCCCGTTCTCCAACCGCCGGGTCAAGCGGGTCGTCGTCAGCCTCGGCAACGCCTCCGGCAGCGACGACCGCAAGACGGACTTCCGCTTCACCATCTGGCGCTGA